The Nicotiana tomentosiformis chromosome 2, ASM39032v3, whole genome shotgun sequence genome includes the window AATTTAAAGTGAGTAAACAGAATTCCATACTCGATCTCATAGATACATATAGAATTCTGCGGAAAGCCGTATTCGATGAAAGTCGTATGTACGGCTTGGAGGGAGATCTTTCATATCTTTCGAGATCCACCCTACAATATGGGGTAAAAAAGccaaaataagtgattttagCCCTTATAAAAAGAAAACTGATTCTTGAACCCCTTTCACGCTCATGTCACGTCGAGGTACTGCAGAAAAAAAAACAGCAAAATCCGATCCAATTTATCGTAATCGATTAGTTAACATGTTGGTTAACCGTATTCTGAAACACGGAAAAAAATCATTGGCTTATCAAATTATCTATCGAGCCgtgaaaaagattcaacaaaAGACAGAAACAAATCCACTATCCGTTTTACGTCAAGCAATACGTGGAGTAACTCCCGATATAACAGTAAAAGCAAGACGTGTAGGTGGATCGACTCATCAAGTTCCCATTGAAATAGGATCCACACAAGGAAAAGCACTTGCCATTCGTTGGTTATTAGCGGCATCCCGAAAACGTCCGGGTCGAAATATGGCTTTCAAATTAAGTTCCGAATTAGTGGATGCTGCCAAAGGGAGTGGCGATGCCATACGCAAAAAGGAAGAGACTCATAGAATGGCAGAGGCAAATAGAGCTTTTGCACATTTTCGTTAATCCATGAACAGGATCTATACATCTCGATCGGAAAAGAatcaagagaaaaagaaagaatcgGAATTGATCGATAGATTTCTCGAAACAAACGAAAAGGAAACGAAAGATGAAACATAAATCATGGATCAACTAAGCCCTCTCGGGGACTTTCTTAAAGAGGAACCTCATGTAAATACCATGGAATAAGGTTTGATCCTATTCATGGAGATTCCGTAACTATTCCAAAAATGGAAAGTTCGACACAATTGggatttttttttggaaattggAAGCAGTTACTAATTCATGATCTGGCATGTACAGAATGAAAACTTCATTCTCGATTCTACGAGAATTTTTATGAAAGCCTTTCATTTGCTTCTCTTCGATGGAAGTTTGATTTTCCCAGAATGTATCCTAATTTTTGGCCTAATTCTTCTTCTGATGATCGATTCAACCTCTGATCAAAAAGATATACCTTGGTTATATTTCATCTCTTCAACAAGTTTAGTAATGAGCATAACGGCCCTATTGTTCCGATGGAGAGAAGAACCTATGATTAGCTTTTCGGGAAATTTCCAAACGAACAATTTCAACGAAATCtttcaatttcttattttactATGTTCAACTCTATGTATTCCTCTATCCGTAGAGTACATTGAATGTACAGAAATGGCTATAACAGAGTTTCTCTTATTCGTATTAACAGCTACTCTAGGGGGAATGTTTTTATGCGGTGCTAACGATTTAATAACTATCTTTGTAGCCCCAGAATGTTTCAGTTTATGCTCCTACCTATTATCTGGATATACCAAGAAAGATGTACGGTCTAATGAGGCTACTATGAAATATTTACTCATGGGTGGGGCAAGCTCTTCTATTCTGGTTCATGGTTTCTCTTGGCTATATGGTTCATCCGGGGGAGAGATTGAGCTTCAAGAAATAGTAAACGGTCTTATCAATACACAAATGTATAACTCCCCAGGAATTTCAATTGCGCTCATATTCATTACCGTAGGAATTGGGTTCAAGCTTTCCCCAGCCCCTTCTCATCAATGGACTCCTGACGTATACGAAGGAGTGCGGTTCGTTGGAGAAATTCCTACCTCTCTATCTATCTCTGAGATGTTTGGATTTTTCAAAACTCCATGGACATGCAGAAGAGAAATGCTATCCCCACTCGGACCAAGACAGAACTTTTACTtgttcaaataacaattaaggtgaAGCAGGGTCAGGAACGACGAATCTCTTTATGATAAACAGATCCATTTTGCAAGTTCGTTATTACGGGTAGTTCCTACAAAGGATCGGACTAATGACGTATACAATACTTGAATTCTCGATGTAGATGCTACATAGTTGGTTCTCATCCTTCAGAGACTACGAGTGTAATAAGAGCATCCGTCGACAAAAGGATCACCCTAAGATGATCATCTCGTGGCTATTGAGAACGAATTAAATCAGATGGTTCTATTTCTCAATCTTTCTGACTTGCTCCTACGAAACCAAGGTCGAAAAGATTGAAAAAATCAGTCATTCACAACCACTGATGAAGGATTCCTCGAAAAGTTAAGGATTACTAATCCTTTTTAGAAATCGAATGGATTCGGTCTTATACATACGCGAGGAAGGtaatcaaaaaagaaagaaaatgggtTCTTCTTTCTTTTATCACTTAGGAGCCGTGTGAGATGAAAGTCTCATGCACGGTTTTGAATGAGAGAAAGAAGTGAGGAATCCTCTTTTCGACTCTGACTCTCCCACTCCAGTCGTTGCCTTTCTTTCTGTTACTTCGAAAGTAGCTGCTTCAGCTTCAGCCACTCGAATTTTCGATATTCCTTTTTATTTCTCATCAAACGAATGGCATCTTCTTCTGGAAATCCTAGCTATTCTTAGCATGATATTGGGAAATCTCATTGCTATTACTCAAACAAGCATGAAACGTATGCTTGCATATTCGTCCATAGGCCAAATCGGATATGTAATTATTGGAATAATTGTTGGAGACTCAAATGATGGATATGCAAGCATGATAACTTATATGCTGTTCTATATCTCCATGAATCTAGGAACTTTTGCTTGCATTGTATTATTTGGTCTACGTACCGGAACTGATAACATTCGAGATTATGCAGGATTATACACAAAAGATCCTTTTTTGGCTCTCTCTTTAGCCCTATGTCTCTTATCCCTAGGAGGTCTTCCTCCACTAGCAGGTTTTTTCGGAAAACTCTATTTATTCTGGTGTGGATGGCAGGCAGGCCTATATTTCTTGGTTTTAATAGGACTCCTTACAAGCGTTGTTTCTATCTACTATtatctaaaaataataaagttattAATGACTGGACGAAACCAAGAAATAACCCCTCACGTGCGAAATTATCGAAGATCCCCTTTAAGATCAAACAATTCCATCGAATTGAGTATGATTGTATGTGTGATAGCATCTACTATACCAGGAATATCAATGAACCCGATTATTGCAATTGCTCAGGATAGCCTTTTTTAGCTTCTAGGGTCTATTTCTTAGTTCAAGATCCCTCTTACTAACTGGAATCAAAGAATTAGTAGATCTGTTCCGCCCAAAATGGGAATGGGCTAGGGTTATGAACTTATAATCTGATGATCGAGTCGATTCCATGATTATAAGTTCATTCCATACCGGACCAGGCCGGAATAGGGTTATATACATTCTCATTATGAGAAGGGGTCATTCGGGCCTATCTAAATAGATACTATGTTTACATATGGATCCCTACATCATTACATTCCATTTAGGATTAGGAATACGCGTAATCGGACCTGCTTTTTACATATCTCTATTGGGACCCTATTCACCTCTTTGAGTGAATCGAGAAATAGGTTTGATTGTCCATCTTTTTGATATATATCAGGCATTGCATTCTCCGGATAATTCAAATCGAAGCAATTGGATGTCCAACTCGGGCCTATATGACATGACCGATCAATAGATCCACCTTTGTCATATATTCCATACATCACACTAGATAGATATCATATTCATGGAATACGATTCACTTTCAAGATGCCTTGGTGGTGAAATGGTAGACACGCGAGACTCAAAATCTCGTGCTAAATAGCGTGGAGGTTCGAGTCCtcttcaaggcataatattgagaatGCTCATTGAATGAGCATTCTCAATAAGAGAGCTCGGATCGAATCGGTATTGATATACCGATTCGATCCGAGCTCTTGGAATTGGAATAAATTCGGCAGCGGATCGCGAAATCTTGGTGATCTTCTCTATCTAATGAATGGGGAGTCCGCTTTAAAATCGTCCGCCCTGCACCCACCCCCCGAGTATATGCTTCAACAGGAATCACACAAGGGTAGATTAGAAACCTCTGGTAAAATGCCCGCCCGTAACCCAGCAGATAAAGTACATTACATAGTCCAGGGATTGGCGACTTACCCATTCAGTGACTTTGGCACTGGACGTTCCCAAAATGGGGACTATCGGGTAAATTCAATATAATAGACGCCTGTTGGCATTCCAGCCTTCCTTCTCCTTTCAGGGCCTATCCGAAAGAGAATCCAGTACTTCTTGGTCGTGAATATCTGAACTGGTTGTTTGCTGCTCAAGAATTCTTGTTTAGGCAGTTCATACCATCCATACATAGTGTTTTGATCTAAGATTTCAATTCTTCCGTGTTTCAGCAGTAACATATTCTTCCATGGAGCTAAGGTCCAAAATATGGAAGAAACAAGCGTTTCCACGACTCTACCACCCAGTCAATTCTGTTCCACTTAATCCCTCTTTCATGGCCACATATCTTTCCGGCTAAGGAATGGGAAATCTTTCTCCTGTTACATGAATCCAATTTTCATTTCATCCGGGAAAAGCCATCTTTTTCTCAACAATGTCTTTGTCATTTGATCCAATAGCGTTCCGTTAGATAGGAACAGATTTGATAAATACTGATAACTCTCGGATAGAGTATTAGAACGGAAAGATCCATTAGATAATGAACTGTTGGTTCTAAGCCATCTCTGACGATTAATCAACAATTCGAAGTGCTTTTCTTGCGTATTCTTGATAAACCAGCGTTTATATATAGATGTAGGAGGATCTGTTTGGGAAGTAAGAAGCCCCTTTGACATctcttcatctgcaaataattctCGATGTGAAAACACAGAGCCAGGGGGCTGATCTTTGAATAGGAAAAAGAGTGGATCTGCAGGGTCCCAAATGAATTGGCTTATTCGAAAAAGGCCTTGTTCTTTGGAAGATCTATCTCGTGTCTGGTACTGCATGGTTCCACTCTGCAAGAACTCCGAATCATTCTCTTGAAGCTCATCCTCTTCATCATAAATGATCCGCTTGCCCCGAAATGACCTGGACCAATAGGGAAATCCCAATTCATTGGGCCTTTCGATACAATCAAATAGAAAGCCCCAAGGGCGCCATATTCTAGGAGCCCAAACTATGTGATTGAATAAATCCTCCTGCGGGTCAAGGGCTCCTTCTCCCTCCCCTTCTTCAAACTCCGATTCATATTTTTCATAGAGAAATCTCTGATCAAGGATAGAACAAGAGCCGTTTTGCATCATATCTAAGGGATTCCTCGGTTCGGGCCGAAGAAGCAATGTCACTCGATCATTATCAAACTGACTGCAATCTTTTTCTGTCCGTGAAGATCCCACCAGAGCGCCTTCTACTTCTAATAGGCCATGAACTAGATCAGAATCATTCTCAACGAGTCCATAAGAAGTGATCCCATTTTTTTCATCGGGTCCGGATAAAGACCAAAGATCTTGAGCGACCGATCCGGCAGAACAACTCAAAAGATAAAGAAGTATCGTTAATCTCTTCATGCACGCCAATGGGACCCTCCAATAAGTCTATTGGAATTGGCTCTGTATCAATGGAATCTCATCATCCATACATAACGAATTGATGTGGTATATTCATATCATAATATATGAACAGTAAGAACTAGCATTCTTATTGAGACTATAACTCATAGGGAAGAAAATCGATTTAtggatggaatcaaatatgcAGTATTTACAGACAAAAGTATTCGGTTATTGGGGAAAAATCAATATACTTCTAATGTCGAATCAGGATCAACTAGGACAGAAATAAAGCATTGGGTCGAACTCTTCTTTGGTGTCAAGGTAATAGCTATGAATAGTCATCGACTTCCGGGAAAGAGTAGAAGAATGGGACCTATTATGGGACATACAATGCATTACAGACGTATGATCATTACGCTTCAACCGGGTTATTCTATTCCACCTCTTAGAAAGAAAAGAACTTAAATAAAAATACTTAATAGCATGGCGATACATTTATACAAAACTTCTACCCCGAGCACACGCAATGGAACCGTAGACAGTCAAGTGAAATCCAATCCACGAAATAATTTGATCTATGGACAGCATCATTGTGGTAAAGGTCGTAATGCCAGAGGAATCATTACCGCAAGGCATAGAGGGGGAGGTCATAAGCGTCTATACCGTAAAATCGATTTTCGACGGAATGAAAAAGACATATATGGTAGAATCGTAACCATAGAATACGACCCTAATCGAAATGCATACATTTGTCTCATACACTATGGGGATGGTGAGAAGAGATATATTTTACATCCCAGAGGGGCTATAATTGGAGATACCATTGTTTCTGGTACAGAAGTTCCTATAAAAATGGGAAATGCCCTACCTTTGAGTGCGGTTTGAACTATTGATTTACGTAATTGGAAATAACCAATTAGGTTTACGACGAAACCTAGAAATCGATCACTGATCCAATTTGAGTACCTCTGCAGGATAGACCTCAACAGAAAACTGAAGAGTAACGGCAGCAAGTGATTGAGTTCAGTAGTTCCTCATATAAAATTATTGACTCTAGAGATATAGTAATATGGAGAAGACAAAATTGTTTCAAGCACCGACAGAACCGGAAGCGCCCCTTCTTTCAAAGAGAGGAGGACGGGTTATTCACATTTCATTTGATGGTCAGAGGCGAATTGAAAGTTAAGCAGTGGGAATTCTAAAGATTCCCCGGAGGAAAAATAGAGATGTCTCCTACGTTACCCATAATATGTGGAAGTATCGACGTAATTTCATAGAGTCATTCGGTCTGAATGCTACATGAAGAACATAAGCCAGATGACGGAACGGGAAGACCCAGGATGTAGAAGATCATAACATGAGTGATTCGGCAGATTTGGATTCATATATATATCCACCCATGTGGTACTTCATTCTACGATATATATAAGATCCATCTGTATAGATATCATCATCTACATCCAGAAAGCCGTATGCTTTGGAAGAAGCTTGTACAGTTTGGGAAGGGGTTTTGATTGATCAAAAGAAGAATCTACTTCAACCGATATGCCCTTAGGCACGGCCATACATAACATAGAAATCACACTTGGAAAGGGTGGACAATTAGCTAGAGCAGCGGGTGCTGTAGCGAAACTGATTGCAAAAGAGGGGAAATCGGCCACATTAAAATTACCTTCTGGGGAGGTCCGTTTGATATCCAAAAACTGCTCAGCAACAGTCGGACAAGTGGGGAATGTTGGGGTGAACCAGAAAAGTTTGGGTAGAGCCGGATCTAAGCGTTGGCTAGGTAAGCGTCCTGTAGTAAGAGGAGTAGTTATGAACCCTGTAGACCATCCCCATGGGGGTGGTGAAGGGAGAGCCCCAATTGGTAGAAAAAAACCCACAACCCCTTGGGGTTATCCTGCACTTGGAAGAAGAAGTAGAAAAAGGAATAAATATAGTGATAATTTGATTCTTCGTCGCCGTAGTAAATAGGAGAGAAAATCGAATTAAATTCTTCGTTTTTACAAAaactttacaaaaaaaaaaaaaaaaaaaaaaaaaaaaaaaaataggagtAAGCTTGTGACACGTTCACTAAAAAAAAATCCCTTTGTAGCCAatcatttatt containing:
- the LOC117279774 gene encoding small ribosomal subunit protein uS7cz/uS7cy, whose product is MSRRGTAEKKTAKSDPIYRNRLVNMLVNRILKHGKKSLAYQIIYRAVKKIQQKTETNPLSVLRQAIRGVTPDITVKARRVGGSTHQVPIEIGSTQGKALAIRWLLAASRKRPGRNMAFKLSSELVDAAKGSGDAIRKKEETHRMAEANRAFAHFR